The following proteins are encoded in a genomic region of Entelurus aequoreus isolate RoL-2023_Sb linkage group LG01, RoL_Eaeq_v1.1, whole genome shotgun sequence:
- the sumf1 gene encoding formylglycine-generating enzyme produces the protein MLGVLAVLVFFLGRLDKMYVYGAQSEPEAVQGRASCGCESLKRDPVVEHKTSSQDAAVKYTLGTNEVLSGANGEEKILSKMVLISGGEFLMGTDSPGIPADGEGPQRRVHVDSFYMDIQEVTNRQFQSFVNATGYVTEAEKFGDSFVFEGILSETVKSQITQAVAAAPWWLPVNGANWRHPEGSDSDIKDRLDHPVIHVSWADAVTYCTWVSKRLPTEAEWEYACRGNLRDRLYPWGNLLNPKGQHFANLWQGDFPQHNSAEDGYVKTSPVMSFPANSFGVFDMVGNAWEWTSDWWTVHHSAEQQNNPTGPLSGTDKVKKGGSYMCHKSYCYRYRCAARSQNTPDSSASNLGFRCVSPQPH, from the exons ATGCTCGGGGTTTTGGCTGTATTGGTGTTTTTTTTGGGACGCCTGGACAAAATGTATGTATACGGGGCTCAGTCGGAGCCAGAAGCCGTGCAGGGCAGAGCGAGCTGTGGCTGTGAGAGTTTGAAGAGAGACCCCGTTGTAGAGCACAAGACATCATCGCAGGATGCAGCTGTAAAATATACTCTTGGAACAAATGAGGTGCTTTCTGGTGCAAATGGGGAGGAGAAGATACTAAGTAAG ATGGTGCTGATTTCTGGCGGAGAATTTCTAATGGGAACAGACAGCCCGGGCATCCCTGCTGATGGCGAGGGTCCTCAGAGGCGGGTCCATGTGGACTCTTTCTACATGGACATCCAGGAAGTCACCAACCGACAGTTTCAGAGCTTTGTCAATGCCACTGGCTACGTGACCGAG GCAGAGAAGTTTGGGGATTCGTTTGTTTTTGAAGGAATTCTGAGTGAGACTGTCAAAAGCCAAATCACACAAGCG GTGGCTGCTGCCCCCTGGTGGCTCCCAGTGAATGGTGCCAACTGGAGACACCCAGAGGGTTCTGACAGTGATATCAAAGACAG ACTGGATCATCCTGTTATTCATGTCTCTTGGGCGGACGCTGTTACCTACTGTACCTGGGTCAGCAAGAGGCTTCCCACAGAAGCAGAGTGGGAGTACGCCTGTAGGGGCAATTTAAGAGACAG ACTTTACCCATGGGGAAATCTGCTGAACCCAAAGGGGCAACACTTCGCCAACCTCTGGCAGGGGGACTTCCCCCAACATAATTCTGCAGAAGATGGATATGTCAAAACCTCACCG GTGATGTCTTTTCCCGCCAATTCTTTTGGTGTGTTTGACATGGTGGGGAATGCGTGGGAATGGACGTCAGACTGGTGGACAGTGCATCACTCCGCAGAGCAACAAAATAACCCG aCAGGTCCTCTATCAGGCACTGACAAAGTAAAAAAGGGAGGGTCATACATGTGTCACAAG TCAT